In Thermofilaceae archaeon, the genomic stretch CGCTCTCCTTCATAGCAGCTGCCGCCCTGCTGGCGGGCTGGTTCAACATCGTAAACAACGCTTTGAGCGACTTGGGCCACGCGACGAGGAGCAACGTTGCCCCCCTCTTCAACTTCGGATTGAGCGCTGGCGGCGCCCTCCTCATCGTTGTCGGAGTAACCTGTGCCGCGGCGAAGTCGAAGCTCATCGGCTACACGCTCGCGGCCTCCGGCTTCATCCTCATCCTGATCGCGGTTTTTGACGAGGTTTACGGCCGACTCCACTTCTACGTCTCAGTGGCCTTCTTCGTCTCCCTCGCAGTACTGCTAGCCGAGTACGCAGTCCTAAAGCGGGGAGTCAGAGCCGTGCTAGCGTCGCTCGCCATCATAGTCGGAGTCGCCTCGTGGGTGCTCCACCTGTACTACGGGATCCCGCCGGGAGCAGCGATACCGGAGCTAATCTCGATTGCCGTCGCATCGCCCTTCTACATCGACTTCGTGCTGGGTAAGGGCGGGGAGTAGCTCAGCTTATCTTCCGAGGTTGCGGGTCCACCCCCGGAGCAGCAACTGTTTATTAGCGTTGAAGGCTTCTCAAAAGCGTGGATCTCAGCTGCGTCGCTGAGGAGCTTGGCGGTGAACTCGTCTCGTGCAAGAGGCTGGGTGGGCTTGCGAACGAAGCGTACCGACTGGAGGTTCGCGGGAGTGGGGGCATCGCACGCTACGCCGCTAAGGTCTACTTCGGCCGCGATGCGAAGCTAAAGGCTGTTAGGGAGTACTCCCTCTACGCTGTCGCCCCCTCCTTTGGGCTGGGGGCGCCTAAGGTTGTCCTCAAGGACTTCGAGGGGCGCTTAGTAGGCCGCCCCCTCCTTGCGTGGGAGTGGATCGAGGGGGTGAAATGTGAGGATCAATTGAAGAAAACCCTGTTGACGGCTAGGCTCGTTGGGGCGGGGCTAGCCCGCTTCCACGAAATCCCGTACGAGAGGGTGAACGTTGCTCCGCCCGCAGAGGGGTTCTGGATGAGGGAGATCGAAAGCGTCAGGTTCCTGCTAAAGCTCTCCAACCTGAGCGTCCACCCCAGCCTTCTGCAGCCTCCGGAATCGGAGGAGGTGGCGCTACTTCACGGCGACTACAACCCGGGGAACCTGCTCCTCTCGAGTGGGAAGCTCTACGTGATGGACGCGGAGAGCTTGAGCGCGGGCGACCCGCTCTACGACGTCGCGTACGCCTTCGCCTTCCTCTGGGCGAGCAACGTTCGCGCCGCTGAGAAGTTCGCAGCGGAGTACTTCGCTCTAACTGGGCGGGAG encodes the following:
- a CDS encoding DUF998 domain-containing protein; amino-acid sequence: MKDCIFLVALSVAVPLSFIAAAALLAGWFNIVNNALSDLGHATRSNVAPLFNFGLSAGGALLIVVGVTCAAAKSKLIGYTLAASGFILILIAVFDEVYGRLHFYVSVAFFVSLAVLLAEYAVLKRGVRAVLASLAIIVGVASWVLHLYYGIPPGAAIPELISIAVASPFYIDFVLGKGGE
- a CDS encoding phosphotransferase, with product MDLSCVAEELGGELVSCKRLGGLANEAYRLEVRGSGGIARYAAKVYFGRDAKLKAVREYSLYAVAPSFGLGAPKVVLKDFEGRLVGRPLLAWEWIEGVKCEDQLKKTLLTARLVGAGLARFHEIPYERVNVAPPAEGFWMREIESVRFLLKLSNLSVHPSLLQPPESEEVALLHGDYNPGNLLLSSGKLYVMDAESLSAGDPLYDVAYAFAFLWASNVRAAEKFAAEYFALTGRETRGLAKLVRLVALKLYCMLSFPAMRSYLRWKLGAAYPLAELLFLNRFRKLLLELSQPGGLLVGE